The following are encoded together in the Gadus chalcogrammus isolate NIFS_2021 chromosome 2, NIFS_Gcha_1.0, whole genome shotgun sequence genome:
- the amdhd2 gene encoding N-acetylglucosamine-6-phosphate deacetylase — translation MPSNGSVSDAPITQFINCRILKEHTLQREDLWVRDGRILDPEKLFFDEQGYADRQLDCGGAILAPGFIDVQLNGGYGVDFSTPSEDPGAGVAFVAKKILEHGVTSFCPTLVTSPPSVYHKVLPEVKVQSGGVHGAGVLGVHLEGPFISLEKKGAHPEQFLRTFGGSGGVNPLLEVYGGLDNVSMVTLAPELAGSQSVVEELSQRGVTVSLGHSVANLSQAEEAVQQGASFITHLFNAMLPFHHRDPGIVGLLTSDRIPAGRSVFYGMIADGIHTNPAALRIAHRAHPAGLVLVTDAIMAMGLPPGRHTLGQQVIEIQGLHAYVAGTTTLSGSIATMDMCVRHFQQASGCSVPEALEAASLHPAQLLGISHQKGSLEYGCDADLVLMDDQMVLEATYISGVEVWRK, via the exons ATGCCTTCTAACGGGAGCGTGTCCGACGCCCCGATCACCCAGTTCATCAATTGCCGAATACTCAAAGAGCACACGCTGCAAAG GGAGGACCTGTGGGTTCGGGACGGCCGCATCCTGGACCCGGAGAAGCTGTTCTTTGACGAGCAGGGCTACGCCGACCGCCAGCTGGACTGCGGGGGCGCCATCCTGGCCCCCGGCTTCATCGATGTGCAGCTCAACG GGGGCTACGGCGTCGACTTCTCCACGCCGTCGGAGGACCCCGGCGCCGGTGTGGCCTTCGTGGCCAAGAAGATCCTGGAGCACGGAGTCACGTCCTTCTGCCCGACGCTAGTCACGTCGCCCCCTAGCGTCTACCACAAG GTCCTCCCTGAGGTCAAAGTTCAGAGTGGAGGGGTGCATGGTGCCGGCGTTCTGG GGGTCCACCTGGAGGGGCCGTTCATCAGCCTGGAGAAGAAGGGCGCCCACCCCGAGCAGTTCCTTCGGACCttcggggggtctgggggggtgaaCCCCCTGCTGGAGGTCTACGGTGGCCTGGACAACGTTTCCATGGTGACGCTGGCGCCAGAGCTGGCCGGCAGCCAATcagtggtggaggagctgagtcAGAGAGGCGTCACTGTGTCCCTAG GGCACTCGGTGGCTAACCTGTCTCAGGCGGAGGAGGCGGTTCAGCAGGGAGCGTCCTTCATCACACACCTCTTCAACGCCATGCTACCA TTCCACCACCGGGACCCGGGCATCGTGGGGTTATTGACGAGCGACCGGATCCCCGCTGGCCGCTCGGTGTTCTACGGGATGATCGCCGACGGGATCCACACCAACCCGGCGGCGCTGCGCATCGCCCACCGGGCGCACCCCGCAG GTCTAGTCCTGGTGACCGATGCCATCATGGCCATGGGCCTCCCCCCCGGGCGCCACACCCTGGGCCAGCAGGTCATCGAGATCCAGGGGCTCCACGCCTACGTAGCAG GAACCACGACTCTGAGCGGCAGCATCGCCACCATGGACATGTGTGTCCGCCACTTCCAACAAGCCTCAG GTTGCAGCGTTCCTGAGGCTCTGGAAGCAGCATCCCTCCATCCCGCTCAGCTCCTTGGGATCAGCCACCAGAAGGGAAGCCTGGAGTACGGCTGTGATGCGG ACCTGGTGCTGATGGATGACCAGATGGTCCTGGAGGCCACCTATATctcgggggtggaggtgtggaggaAGTGA
- the crlf3 gene encoding cytokine receptor-like factor 3 — protein sequence MEGDAMRQEAKESIEAAQNYRRELQLRLTGLKQACTQVRGSSSQARDALRRHFSELQAAAARLLAARLAQLVAQVDALEEQSLRPLTACQTLILQGVGQADQLLREGEAALRCDVEEDGLGSFNQKALNIHLDSLLEVPALVDVACVSAQLDDSVLEVLKEMVVRHGSVSSHPPVQIMELQERPGAMLVRWAKVDEDFSAVDYRLQYRRAAGGGAYEDAYVGGDCEVVVVHLDPQTEHLFRVSARGDGGSSWSPWSVPVAGSTSLAPHEWSPGTDGFILSSRRNIAMRCDSAPSGCPVLYSNGATYCPGQTLTFKVSAVGQADNRDGLGVCVERESGRETLQRDQAVCISTKGAVFVNGKEMTNRLPALALGSAVTFDMEVVALFSVGSSNNPSEGGANVKLRVTIGCGSREVVFDWLLETAVDGLLFGCCFAHTGWKVLVF from the exons ATGGAGGGCGATGCGATGCGCCAGGAGGCGAAGGAGAGCATCGAGGCGGCTCAGAACTACCGCAGAGAACTGCAGCTGAGACTCACCGGCCTCAAACAGGCCTGCAcacag GTACGCGGCAGCTCCAGCCAGGCGCGCGACGCCCTCCGCAGGCACTTCTCTGAGCtgcaggcggcggcggcgcgcctCCTAGCCGCCCGATTGGCCCAGCTGGTGGCCCAGGTCGACGCCCTAGAGGAGCAGAGTCTCCGCCCCCTCACCGCCTGTCAGACCCTCATCCTTCAGGGGGTGGGGCAGGCCGACCAGTTGCTCCGAGAGG GGGAGGCTGCTCTACGATGTGATGTAGAGGAAGACGGGCTGGGGAGCTTCAACCAGAAGGCTCTGAACATACACCTGGACAG CCTCCTGGAGGTCCCGGCCCTGGTGGACGTGGCCTGTGTCTCGGCCCAGCTGGACGACTCGGTCCTGGAGGTCCTGAAGGAGATGGTGGTCCGCCACGGGTCGgtctcctcccacccccccgtCCAGATCATGGAGCTCCAGGAGAGACCGGGGGCCATGCTGGTCCGCTGGGCCAAG GTGGACGAGGACTTCTCGGCGGTAGACTACCGTCTGCAGTACCGGCGGGCCGCGGGGGGCGGAGCTTACGAGGACGCGTATGTGGGCGGGGactgtgaggtggtggtggtgcaccTGGACCCCCAGACGGAGCACCTGTTCCGGGTCAGCGCCCGCGGGGACGGGGGGTCCTCCTGGAGCCCCTGGAGCGTCCCCGTGGCCGGCTCCACCTCCCTGGCACCCCACG AGTGGAGTCCCGGGACGGACGGCTTCATCCTGAGCAGCCGGAGGAACATCGCCATGCGCTGTGACTCCGCCCCCTCAGGCTGCCCCGTGCTCTACTCCAACGGCGCCACCTACTGCCCCGGGCAGACCCTCACCTTCAA ggtttcTGCAGTTGGTCAGGCTGACAACAGGGACGGtctaggagtgtgtgtggagagagagagcgggcgagaGACTCTCCAGAGAGACCAGGCAGTCTGCATCTCCACCAAAG gagctgTGTTCGTCAACGGGAAGGAGATGACCAATCGGCTGCCAGCGTTGGCCCTGGGTTCAGCCGTGACCTTCGACATGGAAGTGGTCGCTCTGTTTTCTGTCGGCAGCAGCAACAACCCGAGCGAGGGCGGGGCCAACGTCAAACTCAGGGTGACGATTGGCTGCGGCAGCCGGGAGGTGGTGTTTGATTGGCTGCTGGAGACGGCGGTGGACGGCCTGCTGTTCGGCTGCTGCTTCGCTCACACCGGCTGGAAGGTCCTGGTGTTCTGA
- the mpv17l gene encoding mpv17-like protein — MRRALLKEAAKRFPWLANVTLYGALFAGGDLAHQFIAQKDHMDWKHTRNVAIVALTFHGNFNYCWLRALERRFPGRSTGMLVRKLLLDQSFASPLATSVFYTGVSFLEGKEDVFEDWRDKFFNTWKTGLLYWPFMQFLNFLLVPLHLRTVFMGGCAFLWACFLCFSRQDGDGTAGLALAFLLHPRLTTATPPPTPETPATTPPAIQPHQPTTPPADTQHTDQEEE, encoded by the exons ATGAGGCGCGCGCTGCTGAAGGAGGCGGCCAAGCGGTTCCCTTGGCTGGCCAACGTCACTCTCTACGGAGCGCTGTTCGCGGGCGGGGACCTCGCGCACCAGTTCATCGCGCAGAAGGATCATATGGACTGGAAGCACACGCGCAACGTGGCAATCGTCGCGCTCACTTTCCACGGGAACTTTAACTACTGCTGGCTGCGCGCGCTGGAGCGACGCTTCCCCGGGAGGTCCACCGGTATGCTCGTGCGCAAACTGCTGCTGGACCAGAGCTTCGCGTCGCCGTTGGCAACCAGTGTCTTCTACACCG GGGTGAGCTTTCTGGAGGGCAAAGAGGACGTGTTTGAGGACTGGAGGGATAAGTTCTTCAACACGTGGAAG acagGACTCCTGTACTGGCCCTTCATGCAG ttCCTGAACTTCCTGCTGGTGCCGCTCCACCTGCGGACCGTCTTCATGGGTGGATGTGCCTTCCTGTGGGCCTGCTTCCTCTGCTTCTCCCGCCAGGACGGAGACGGCACCGCCGGGCTGGCCCTCGCCTTCCTGCTGCACCCGCGCCTCACCAccgccacacccccacccacacccgaAACACCAGCCACAACACCACCAGCCATACAGCCGCACCAACCTACAACACCACCAGCAGACACGCAACACACCGACCAAGAGGAGGagtga
- the LOC130404743 gene encoding myosin-11-like — protein MADPSVDDAKFLFLENDFSSSVAQADWSAKKMVWIPSEREGFEAASVTKETGDEVLVELSNGQKLKVNKEDVQKMNPPKFNKVEDMAALTFLNEASVLHNLKDRYYSSLIYTYSGLFCVVVNPYKMLPIYSEKVVEMYKGKKRHEVPPHIYSITDNAYRNMMQDREDQSILCTGESGAGKTENTKKVIQYLAVVASSHKVKKDSSPQQPAGSLAYGELEKQLLQANPILEAFGNAKTSKNDNSSRFGKFIKLNFDVTGYIVGANIDTYLLEKSRCIRQAAVERAFHIFYYMVAGAKDSLREELLLEDFSSYRFLMSGHVEIPGQEDDQMFEETLEAMEIMGFTQEERTGMLKVVSTVLQLGNVKFEKERNSEQASMPDDTAAQKLCHLQGINVTDFSRAVLTPRIKVGREVVQKAQTKQQADFAIEALAKAMYERLFRWILARVNKTLDKSKRQSSSFLGILDIAGFEIFEDNSFEQLCINYTNERLQQLFNHTMFTLEQEEYQREGIEWTFIDFGLDLQPCIELIERPNNPPGILALLDEECWFPKATDVSFVEKLLSTHTAHVKFSKPKHQDKLIFTVLHYAGKVDYNSDSWLTKNMDPLNDNVTGLLSNSSSPFIQDLWRELDRVVGLETINKSKKGMFRTVGQLHKESLGRLMTTLNNTQPNFIRCIIPNHEKRPGKMDAQLVLEQLRCNGVLEGIRICRQGFPNRILFQEFRQRYELLAAKAIPKGFMDGKQACALMVTHLDLDPNLFRIGQSKMFFRTGVLAQLEEERDLKITVVTIAFQAHSRGHLARRAFAKKQQQLGAMKILQRNCSCYLKLRTWQWWRLFTKVKPLLQVTRQDEEMGQREEELKAANDIAVKSQEELREVSLKHTKLLEDRAQLEARLLAETELCAEAEEERSRLEAKRQELEEVLHEMEARLEEEEEHSNAVQQEKRSMEEQLQALEAQLSEEEAGRQLLLQEKEAVEGRARRLEEEVNLMEDQHTKLHKSLEERLSDLTSSLAEEEEKSLNLSKLKSKQESMISQLEVRLNKEEKARQDGDKCRRKLEAELAELQERLVDLQTQLDDLRAQLTLKENELLASQTQLEQESRGRQAAVRRLAELEEVLAEQQEDLEGEKEVRGRVEKANRELGEELNSLRSDLEDSLDSTAAQQELRARREQEVAALKRSLEQEVQASQARLQELRSKHSQTLEEVKEQLEQTKRVKAGLEKSKQVLEKEVMSLEAQVSSLSAAKQEVDHRKKKVEGQLADAQRHLEASETQRAELGDQLACMSAELDGVSSLLSEAEGKSLKLGKEVSSLGTQLHDTQEVLAEEARQKQSLAARLRQTEEDRNHLAENLEEESEAKRAVERQASSLNMQLVEVRKRLEEASEAGEALEEGRRRLQRDLEEARGEYEEKASACEKLERSRSRLQQEHEDLLGELDGRRQLLATLEKKQKKFDQMLGEERLASSRQVEQRERAEAELREKETKMLALGRTLKEKEEVLEEMEKSMKTMRTEMEELLSSQDDVGRNVHHLEKERRAQEAVLEEARLQMDELEDELQAAEDGRLRLEVGGQALRAQHERELQAAEQAAEEQRRQMLRQVTELESVLEEEKRQRSQALAARRRLEGELKEQEDLTEATSRGREEALKQLRKAQAQQKELQREVEESRLAQREVLSSAREAERRLRTMEAQTLQLQEEVSSAERGRRQAEAERDELTEELASSSSGRSLGSEEKRNLDAKIYQLEAELEEEQSNVESLSDRLRQSQQQGELQAGELASERYSSQTREASLQLLERQVHQLTAKMADMEAQGRAKLRSAVVALETKLREAEEQLEAENRERQAGARVVRQKDKKVKDLTVQMEEERKQSQQHKDQVQKAGVRVKQLKRQLEEALEEAQRSTAARRRLQREVEEAQENNEALNQEVSSLRSKIRNFDQPSSTLF, from the exons ATGGCAGACCCCAGCGTTGACGACGCCAAGTTCCTCTTCCTGGAGAACGACTTCAGCAGCAGCGTTGCGCAAGCTGATTGGTCGGCCAAGAAGATGGTGTGGATCCCTTCGGAGAGGGAGGGCTTTGAGGCTGCGAGCGTTACCAAGGAGACGGGAGATGAG GTGCTGGTGGAGCTGTCCAACGGGCAGAAGCTGAAGGTGAACAAGGAGGACGTCCAGAAGATGAACCCGCCCAAGTTCAACAAGGTGGAGGACATGGCGGCGCTCACCTTCCTGAACGAAGCCTCGGTGCTGCACAACCTGAAGGACCGCTACTACTCCAGCCTGATCTAC ACGTACTCTGGGCTGTTCTGTGTGGTGGTGAACCCCTACAAGATGCTGCCCATCTACTCAgagaaggtggtggagatgtACAAGGGGAAGAAACGCCATGAAGTCCCACCACACATCTACTCCATCACAGACAACGCTTACAGGAACATGATGCAAG ACCGTGAGGATCAGTCCATTCTTTGCAC agGGGAGTCAGGAGCTGGGAAGACGGAGAACACTAAGAAGGTGATCCAGTACCTGGCCGTGGTCGCCTCCTCCCACAAGGTCAAGAAGGACAGCAGCCCT cagcagccggcCGGATCCCTGGCATAC ggggagctggagaagcagctgctgcaggccaACCCCATCCTGGAGGCCTTCGGGAACGCCAAGACCAGCAAGAACGACAACTCCTCCCGCTTC GGCAAGTTCATCAAGCTGAACTTCGACGTGACGGGTTACATCGTGGGAGCCAACATCGACACCT ACCTGCTGGAGAAGTCCCGCTGTATCCGGCAGGCGGCGGTGGAGAGAGCCTTCCACATCTTCTACTACATGGTGGCCGGGGCCAAGGACAGCCTGCGAG aggagcTCCTGCTGGAGGACTTCAGCAGCTACCGGTTCCTGATGTCCGGTCACGTGGAGATCCCGGGGCAGGAGGACGACCAGATGTTTGAGGAGACGCTGGAGGCCATGGAGATCATGGgcttcacccaggaggagaggacag GAATGCTGAAGGTGGTGTCGACGGTTCTCCAGCTGGGGAACGTCAAATTTGAGAAGGAGAGGAACAGCGAGCAGGCCTCCATGCCGGATGACACGG ctGCCCAGAAGCTGTGCCACCTGCAGGGCATCAACGTGACGGACTTCAGCCGCGCCGTCCTCACCCCCCGCATCAAGGTGGGCCGCGAGGTGGTGCAGAAGGCCCAGACCAAGCAGCAG gctgACTTTGCCATCGAGGCGCTGGCCAAGGCGATGTACGAGCGACTGTTCCGGTGGATCCTGGCTCGGGTCAACAAGACGCTGGATAAGAGCAAGAGGCAGTCCTCTTCCTTCCTGGGCATCCTGGACATCGCCGGCTTCGAGATCTTTGAG GACAACTCCTTTGAGCAGCTGTGCATCAACTACACCAACgagcggctgcagcagctgtTCAACCACACCATGTTCaccctggagcaggaggagtaccAGCGTGAGGGCATCGAGTGGACCTTCATCGACTTCGGCCTGGACCTTCAGCCCTGCATCGAGCTCATCGAGAGGCCG aacAACCCTCCAGGCATCCTGGCCCTTCTGGACGAGGAGTGCTGGTTCCCCAAGGCCACGGACGTGTCCTTCGTGGAGAAGCTGCTCAGCACCCACACCGCCCACGTCAAGTTCTCCAAACCCAAGCACCAGGACAAGCTGATCTTCACCGTGCTACACTACGCCGGCAAG GTGGACTACAATTCTGACAGCTGGCTGACCAAGAACATGGACCCCCTGAACGACAACGTGACCGGCCTGCTGAGCAACTCCTCCAGCCCCTTCATCCAGGACCTCTGGAGAGAAC TGGACCGCGTGGTCGGCCTGGAGACCATCAACAAGTCCAAGAAGGGGATGTTCCGGACGGTGGGGCAGCTGCACAAGGAGTCCCTGGGGAGGCTGATGACCACGCTGAACAACACGCAGCCCAACTTCATCCGCTGCATCATCCCCAACCACGAGAAACGG CCGGGGAAGATGGACGCCCAGCTGGTGCTGGAGCAGCTGCGGTGCAACGGAGTCCTGGAGGGCATCAGGATCTGCAGGCAGGGCTTCCCCAACCGCATCCTCTTCCAGGAGTTcagacagag GTATGAGCTGCTGGCTGCTAAGGCGATCCCCAAAGGCTTCATGGATGGGAAGCAGGCCTGCGCTCTGATG gtgacccacctggacctggacccTAACCTGTTCCGGATCGGTCAGAGTAAGATGTTCTTCCGGACGGGGGTCCTGGCTCagctagaggaggagagggacctCAAGATCACCGTGGTAACCATCGCCTTCCAGGCCCACAGCCGTGGCCACCTGGCACGCAG GGCGTTCGCTAAGAAGCAGCAGCAGTTAGGAGCCATGAAGATTCTGCAGAGGAACTGTTCCTGTTACCTGAAGCTGAGAACCTGGCAGTGGTGGAGACTGTTTACcaag GTGAAGCCGCTGCTGCAGGTGACCCGACAGGATGAGGAAATGGGTCAGCGGGAGGAGGAGCTTAAAGCAGCCAATGACATTGCAGTCAAGAGCCAGGAAGAGCTGAGGGAGgtgtcactcaaacacacaaag ctCCTGGAGGACCGGGCCCAGCTGGAGGCGCGCCTCCTTGCGGAGACGGAGCTCTGcgcggaggcggaggaggagcggagCCGCCTGGAGGCCAAGaggcaggagctggaggaggtgctgcaCGAGATGGAGGCGCGgctcgaggaggaggaggagcacagcAACGCAGTGCagcaggagaagaggagcatggaggagcagctgcag GCCCTGGAGGCTCAGCTGTCCGAGGAGGAGGCCGGAcggcagctcctcctgcaggagaaggaggcggtggaggggcgggcgaggaggctggaggaggaggtgaacctGATGGAGGACCAGCACACCAAGCTGCacaag tccCTAGAGGAGCGTCTCTCTGACCTGACCTCCAgcctggcggaggaggaggagaagtccCTGAACCTCAGCAAGCTGAAGAGCAAACAGGAGAGCATGATCTCCCAGCTGGAGG tgcgtctgaacaaggaggagaaagccCGTCAGGATGGAGATAAGTGTCGGAGgaagctggaggcggagcttgcGGAGCTGCAGGAGCGATTGGTCGATCTGCAGACCCAGCTAGACGACCTCCGAGCTCAGCTCACGCTCAAGGAGAACGAGCTGCTGGCCAGCCAGACGCA gctggagcaggagagcagagggaggCAGGCGGCTGTGAGGCGTctggcggagctggaggaggtgctggcggagcagcaggaggacctggagggggagaaggaggtgcgCGGGCGGGTGGAGAAGGCCAAcagggagctgggggaggagctgaaCTCCCTGCGCAGCGATCTGGAGGACAGCCTGGACTCCACCGCCGCCCAGCAGGAGCTACG GGCGCGGCGGGAGCAGGAGGTGGCGGCCCTGAAGCGCTCCCTGGAGCAGGAGGTGCAGGCCTCCCAGGCGCGGCTCCAGGAGCTCCGCAGCAAACACAGCCAGACGCTGGAGGAGGTCaaggagcagctggagcagaccaagagg gtgAAGGCGGGGCTGGAGAAGTCTAAGCAGGTTCTGGAGAAGGAAGTGATGTCGCTCGAAGCCCAGGTGAGCTCTCTGTccgccgccaaacaggaagtggaccACAGGAAGAAGAAGGTGGAAGGTCAGCTGGCCGACGCCCAGAGGCACCTGGAGGCCAGCGAGACTCAGAGGGCGGAGCTAGGGGATCAGCTGGCCTGTATGAGC GCTGAGCTGGACGGGGTGTCGTCGCTCCTCAGCGAGGCCGAGGGGAAGAGCCTCAAACTGGGGAAAGAGGTCTCCAGCCTTGGCACCCAGCTCCACGACACCCAG gaggtGCTGGCGGAGGAGGCGCGGCAGAAGCAGAGCCTGGCGGCCCGGCTCCGTCAGACGGAGGAGGACCGGAACCACCTGGCGGagaacctggaggaggagagcgaggccaaGCGGGCGGTCGAGAGGCAGGCTTCCAGCCTCAACATGCAG ctggtggaggtgaggaagaggctggaggaggcgtcggaggcgggggaggcgctggaggaggggaggcgcCGGCTGCAGCGGGACCTGGAGGAGGCGCGGGGGGAGTACGAGGAGAAGGCGTCTGCGTGTGAGAAgctggagaggagcaggagccgGCTGCAGCAGGAGCACGAGGACCTCCTGGGGGAGCTGGACGGACGCCGCCAGCTGCTCGCCACCCtggagaagaagcagaagaagtttgaccag aTGCTGGGGGAGGAGCGATTGGCGTCCAGCCGGCAGGTGGAGCAGCGGGAGCGGGCGGAGGCGGagctgagggagaaggagacgaAGATGCTGGCATTGGGGAGGActctgaaggagaaggaggaggtgctggaggagatggagaagagcaTGAAGACCATGAGGACCGAGATGGAGGAGCTGCTCAGCTCCCAGGACGATGTGGGCAGGAAC GTGCACCACCTGGAGAAGGAGCGGCGTGCGCAGGAGGCCGTGCTGGAGGAGGCGCGGCTGCAGATGGACGAGCTGGAGGACGAGCTGCAGGCGGCGGAGGACGGGCGGCTGCGCCTGGAGGTCGGGGGTCAGGCGCTCCGGGCCCAACACGAGAGGGAGCTCCAGGCCGCTGAGCAGGCCGCCGAGGAGCAGCGCCGACAGATGCTCAGACAG GTGACCGAGCTGGAGTcggtcctggaggaggagaagaggcagaGGAGCCAGGCGCTGGCTGCCCGCAGGAGGCTGGAAGGAGAgttgaaggagcaggaggacctGACGGAGGCCACTAGCCGAGGCCGCGAGGAGGCCCTCAAACAGCTCCGCAAGGCCCAG GCCCAGCAGAAGGAGCtccagagggaggtggaggagtctcGCCTGGCCCAGAGGGAGGTGCTGTCCTCCGCCCGGGAGGCTGAGAGGAGGCTGAGGACAATGGAGGCCCAGACGCTGCAGCTGCAGGAG GAGGTGTCGTCGGCGGAGCGTGGACGGAGGCAGGCGGAGGCGGAGCGGGACGAGCTGACGGAGGAGCTGGCCAGCTCCTCCTCAGGGAG gtcTTTGGGTTCTGAGGAGAAGCGTAATCTGGATGCAAAGATCTATCAGCTGGAggcagagctggaggaggagcaatCCAACGTGGAGAGCCTCTCTGATAGGCTGAGGCAGAGCCAGCAGCAG GGGGAGCTGCAAGCTGGGGAGCTGGCCTCCGAGCGCTACTCCTCCCAGACCAGAGAGGCGTCCCTCCAGTTGCTGGAGCGGCAGGTCCACCAGCTCACTGCCAAGATGGCCGACATGGAGGCCCAGGGCAGGGCCAAGCTCCGCTCCGCCGTCGTCGCCCTGGAAACCAAActcagagaggctgaggagcaGCTGGAGGCAGAGAACAG GGAGCGACAGGCCGGTGCCCGGGTGGTGCGGCAGAAGGACAAGAAGGTGAAGGATCTCACGGtgcagatggaggaggagaggaagcagaGCCAGCAGCACAAGGACCAG GTGCAGAAGGCTGGCGTCCGCGTGAAGCAGCTGAAGAGGCAGCTGGAGGAGGCGCTGGAGGAGGCGCAGCGCTCCACCGCTGCCCGCAGGAGGCtgcagagagaggtggaggaggcccaGGAGAACAACGAGGCCCTCAACCAGGAGGTGTCCTCCCTCAGGAGCAAgatcag AAATTTTGATCAGCCTTCCTCTACTCTATTCTAG
- the hoatz gene encoding cilia- and flagella-associated protein HOATZ, with protein MSQRGSEEPRGYEVHLTVFHGSSPADVSHAGQLWGSVALLPPLESRLISADISQRLPVARSSGSKTSVGPGATRPGSQRRGGGGREEDEEEVEERRRRSEAMAVRKEEILGLLWSQRERRLRREEVGRPGLRNQEALTPPGTRGEAADREAVQLLE; from the coding sequence ATGTCCCAGCGGGGGTCAGAGGAGCCGCGGGGCTACGAGGTGCACCTCACTGTGTTCCACGGCTCCTCGCCCGCCGACGTGTCCCACGCCGGCCAGCTGTGGGGCTCCGTGGCGCTCCTCCCGCCGCTCGAGTCGCGCCTCATCTCCGCAGACATCAGCCAGCGGCTCCCGGTGGCCCGGAGCTCAGGGAGCAAAACCTCCGTCGGGCCCGGGGCGACCCGTCCCGGGtcgcagaggagaggaggaggagggcgggaggaggacgaggaggaggtggaggagcggaggaggaggtccgAGGCCATGGCCGTGCGGAAAGAGGAGATCCTGGGACTGCTGTGGAGCCAGAGGGAGCGGaggctgaggagagaggaggtggggaggccCGGGCTCAGGAACCAGGAGGCCCTGACCCCGCCCGGGACCCGCGGGGAGGCGGCGGACAGAGAGGCGGTTCAGCTCCTCGAGTGa